The following coding sequences are from one uncultured Cohaesibacter sp. window:
- a CDS encoding Bax inhibitor-1/YccA family protein has protein sequence MVNDFRQSAQRMSGRAAEMARIDQGLRSYMLKVYNYMAIALAVTGVFAYGLFQMSFVQEAGHVVGVTQLGAALFGSPLKWVVMFAPLAMVMFLSFRIQRMSVGTAQLVFWAYAALVGVSLASIFAVYTATSITQVFFITAAAFAGLSLYGYTTPKSLSGWGSFLFMGLIGIIIASIVNIFLASSALAFAVSVIGVLVFAGLTAYDTQQIKEMYFEGDSSEVAGKKAIMGALRLYLDFINLFLMLLQLLGNRD, from the coding sequence ATGGTGAATGATTTCCGTCAAAGCGCGCAGCGGATGAGTGGTCGTGCCGCCGAGATGGCGCGCATCGATCAGGGCCTGCGCAGCTATATGCTGAAGGTCTATAACTATATGGCCATTGCGCTGGCAGTGACCGGCGTATTCGCCTACGGCCTGTTCCAGATGTCTTTTGTGCAAGAAGCTGGTCACGTTGTTGGTGTTACCCAGTTGGGCGCAGCTTTGTTTGGTAGTCCATTGAAATGGGTGGTCATGTTTGCGCCGCTGGCAATGGTCATGTTCCTGAGCTTCCGCATTCAGCGTATGAGTGTTGGAACTGCACAGCTGGTCTTCTGGGCTTATGCTGCATTGGTTGGTGTATCTCTGGCATCGATCTTTGCCGTTTATACCGCAACGTCCATTACGCAGGTCTTCTTCATCACCGCAGCAGCTTTCGCTGGTCTTAGCCTTTATGGCTATACCACGCCGAAGAGCCTTTCCGGTTGGGGTAGCTTCCTGTTCATGGGCCTGATCGGTATCATTATCGCATCGATCGTGAACATCTTCCTTGCTTCCAGTGCTCTGGCCTTTGCCGTTTCGGTTATTGGTGTACTGGTGTTTGCTGGTCTTACCGCTTATGACACCCAGCAGATCAAGGAAATGTATTTTGAAGGTGACAGCTCTGAAGTTGCTGGCAAAAAAGCCATCATGGGCGCTTTGCGTCTGTATCTTGACTTCATCAACCTGTTCCTGATGCTGCTGCAGCTGCTCGGCAACCGCGACTAA
- a CDS encoding DUF2794 domain-containing protein, whose amino-acid sequence MSLASLRPATVVGHSGSQPKPPQQICFNRMELTNILNVYGRMVASGEWRDYAIDTLKDRAVFSIFRRTSEMPIYRIEKNPKLARKQGAYSLISQHGQILKRGQELDSILKLLNQKLLKVVES is encoded by the coding sequence ATGTCGCTGGCAAGCCTGCGTCCAGCAACCGTTGTTGGCCATTCAGGCAGCCAACCCAAACCACCTCAGCAAATCTGTTTCAATCGGATGGAACTGACAAATATACTCAACGTATATGGACGCATGGTGGCTTCGGGAGAATGGCGGGACTACGCCATCGACACATTGAAAGACCGCGCTGTCTTTTCCATTTTCCGTCGAACAAGCGAAATGCCTATCTATCGCATTGAAAAAAACCCAAAACTGGCCCGCAAGCAGGGCGCCTATAGCCTGATCTCCCAACACGGGCAGATTCTGAAACGCGGACAGGAGCTTGATTCAATTCTCAAGCTTCTTAATCAGAAACTGCTCAAGGTCGTAGAGAGCTAG